One Marasmius oreades isolate 03SP1 chromosome 2, whole genome shotgun sequence DNA segment encodes these proteins:
- a CDS encoding uncharacterized protein (BUSCO:EOG092647CM), with protein MSRRAAIVEEFDDDTDLPLPHKSLANTGFAGPLIKEIVSDDDDDNDEFQAGPASPPPARAQFRPTDSDHMNMKNSVTDTTPYKTWTCIYPIYIDAKRPYGTGQRRVERAKSVWWPLSKDIAEAANRLGLGTLHEVHKTHPRDWENPGRVRVQWKKDGKVVNPVIKTKKQLLETICMMIQHFKPEDVPKAPYSLSSSGITTTGSLSNDLPTPTPSAHKGKAPATHKSKTPLGSAPAPSPQRKHSGRRLPVPPEPHPPLASRVSPYSPALSSGMLVEAVKAGMSATEGGAGTPGAGAGTAGGQKGKRKVVRVRG; from the exons atgtctCGCAGGGCAGCAATAGTTGAGGAATTCGACGACGACACCGATCTTCCTTTACCTCATAAATCTCTCGCAAATACTGGTTTTGCTGGTCCATTGATCAAGGAAATCGTgtcagacgacgacgatgacaacGACGAGTTTCAAGCAGGCCCTGCTTCTCCTCCCCCGGCACGCGCTCAGTTCAGGCCAACCGATAGTGATCATATGAATATGAAGAACTCGGTAACAGATACCACGCCGTACAAGAC GTGGACGTGTATATATCCTATATACATTGACGCAAAGCGTCCGTATGGAACTGGGCAACGCAGGGTTGAAAGAGCAAAAAGTGTGTGGTGGCCTCTGAGCAAGGATATCGCTGAGGCGGCAAACCGACTTGGCCTCGGAACCCTTCACGAAGTCCACAAAACGCACCCGAGGGATTGGGAAAACCCAGGCCGCGTAAGGGTTCAATGGAAGAAAGATGGTAAGGTTGTCAATCCAGTTATCAAAACAA AAAAACAATTACTAGAGACGATATGCATGATGATACAGCATTTCAAACCCGAGGACGTTCCTAAAGCTCCATATAGTCTCTCATCATCCGGTATCACGACGACTGGCAGCCTTTCGAATGACTTGCCCACTCCTACGCCATCAGCTCACAAGGGTAAGGCTCCCGCTACCCACAAATCCAAGACACCTCTTGGTTCTGCACCAGCGCCATCTCCTCAGCGCAAACATTCTGGAAGGCGTTTACCAGTACCCCCAGAACCACACCCGCCTTTGGCTAGTCGCGTGTCACCGTATTCCCCCGCTCTCTCCTCGGGGATGTTGGTGGAGGCCGTCAAGGCAGGCATGAGTGCTACAGAAGGTGGTGCTGGCACGCCTGGAGCAGGAGCAGGTACTGCAGGTGGGCAGAAAGGTAAACGGAAAGTGGTCCGGGTGAGAGGGTAA
- a CDS encoding uncharacterized protein (CAZy:GH18), giving the protein MGFNHVLLSLLLPCLVYAAPSCNLRPPQSTSSSNTTGTACIQAVGNTSLIDVVATGWYPGWLGNRSPPESLSWSKYTALTFAFGVTTPEGGVSLDDVSKQVLPKFVSSAKANNVHALLSIGGWTGSQYFSSAVATAENRTAFVKTIVDLVNQYQLDGIDFDWEYPNKQAIGCNLISPQDSPNFLSFLQELRKDPVGSKITLSAAVGITPFVGSDGQTMQDVSGFAKVLDYIAIMNYDVWGSWSPTVGPNAPLDDSCATVKAGSAVSAVKAWSDAGFPTDQVTLGVAAYGHSFHVSNSDALGPDNSLKLSPTFDKSQQPRGDSQDGAAGTDQCGNPVAVGGIFNLWGLIDGGFLDAQGKPQAGISHVFDNCSQTPFVYNPSSQVMVSYDDATSFAAKGQFIKQNGLKGFAMWHVLGDSNDILVDAMTGALDIVEECSA; this is encoded by the exons ATGGGTTTCAACCACGTCCTTTTATCTCTTCTCCTACCATGCCTGGTCTACGCCGCTCCTTCGTGTAACCTTAGACCTCCCCAGTCGACGAGCTCCTCCAATACCACTGGGACCGCTTGTATTCAGGCGGTGGGAAACACAAGCCTCATAGACGTCGTGGCGACAGGCTGGTACCCCGGTTGGCTAGGTAATCGGAGCCCTCCGGAGTCACTCTCCTGGTCAAAGTATACAGCCTTGACGTTCGCGTTTGG TGTTACTACTCCTGAAGGCGGCGTGTCCTTGGATGATGTTAGCAAACAGGTCTTGCCTAAGTTTGTTAGCAGTGCAAAAGCCAAC AATGTCCACGCGTTACTATCCATCGGCGGATGGACAGGATCGCAGTATTTCTCTTCTGCCGTTGCCACAGCTGAGAACCGTACTGCATTCGTCAAGACGATCGTTGATCTGGTGAATCAATATCAGCTAGATGGCATCGATTTCGA TTGGGAATATCCAAATAAACAAGCAATTGGATGCAACCTCATATCACCACAAGACTCCCCCAacttcctttctttccttcaggAGCTAAGAAAGGACCCTGTCGGTTCCAAGATCACACTTTCGGCTGCAGTGGGCATCACGCCGTTCGTTGGATCAGATGGCCAAACAATGCAAGATGTTTCAGGCTTTGCGAAGGTTCTTGACTACATCG CGATAATGAATTACGACGTATGGGGATCATGGTCTCCGACGGTTGGACCAAACGCGCCTCTTGACGATTCGTGTGCCACTGTGAAAGCCGGATCTGCGGTTTCAGCCGTGAAAGCATGGTCCGATGCTGGGTTCCCTACCGATCAG GTTACTCTAGGAGTAGCAGCATACGGTCACAGTTTCCACGTCTCCAACAGCGATGCCTTGGGGCCTGACAACTCCCTCAAGCTCTCCCCCACCTTTGACAAGAGTCAGCAACCACGTGGAGACAGCCAGGACGGCGCAGCGGGGACAGATCAATGCGGCAACCCCGTTGCTGTTGGTGGTATCTTCAACTTATGGGGATTGATAGATGGTGGATTCTTGGACGCACAAGGGAAGCCGCAAGCCGGGATATCTCATGTCTTCGATAATTGTAGTCAGACT CCGTTTGTCTACAACCCTTCGAGTCAAGTCATGGTCTCGTACGATGACGCTACGTCGTTTGCTGCCAAGGGCCAGTTCATTAAGCAGAATGGATTGAAAGGGTTTGCAATGTGGCACGTTTTGGGAGATTCTAACGATATTTTGGTGGATGCTATGACCGGAGCATTGGATATCGTTGAGGAGTGCTCCGCGTGA
- a CDS encoding uncharacterized protein (MEROPS:MER0014273) — MMTKSKALTPQEMYRLRKQQEERERLAYLPPGLVNHGNTCFMNSVLQGLIATRLLSNLILFEPIPLEVQRHSANALVSQRSPQLTNGHPWSGTYQKEWVEGMHIGDVFVNVMYKAWSVQRNRGRESLTPRQLLMTLGRKYDQYLDFAQQDAHEFLRILLDAMRMEEFDVIKKRQPPPARRSARRRTVVLPKIQLSSSTHSAEPLTPQLYIPPQTQPSDELPLMSFADMLFGGQLTSVLVCQKCKNISHTYEDFNDLSLSIKAEDYAKERKRDRFKKLAKKMVLGRSGTLKPAFSSGAEPETRVASEPTLQTPAPNKGGLSVETDSVHNGIGAAAAGLLRSSSVPPSPSPHAENQVPPFEIDSSRRRSLDDLTSRGLDMSGEKQDSDTEDGDVVVVSAPPTPEERKIEFAKEPEREEKVKAGGKGWGEKLGRRLSMTVGLGRSGSVKDKEKRRSRSRGDQENPPLSKTNTLESSAESVGPEIRLSPPPNKRHPVAEECDGDLNETIRPQDRGKHQRHSDVTEDGKLKEKISMPIQKNVSPSAASSSVSLPKFPNIQRSKSPKPPKPSKGESEYLRQILADVTTSTSYTFPHLPGFNHNANGAQSATSPPSSPHANGSWFLKLGLPLPSVEECLKMFTAVEVLDGENMVGCRRCWKIANGCYRPKAGKNDGNHEEDGDDGDESDEDDHERQNPLSGPTPESDVRRPSISSASNIPVSPSSISSPSLNTYGYTSASDSASFSSLSSFNGSITGTSTSDTDLVHLSHKVPRSLPPPPLSSLRSHSHGSPSVNSLSPSTSNRLPIISTADTPVEVLASAPLTARPNHAALPRSNSYDTSNYHHPYHTLSQSLDSRESLLSIPPARSRRISTSTRSSISMTEDETSEDDLESDASHTVSVISAASSAPSISAQSNNTGAPPSLPPKPKKSKVPKPTMMRPAYKRYLIATPPPILVIHLKRFQQISKMPMMSFSSGFKKLDDYVAFPESLDLTPFLAPKKEDFGLGKKGSGESKKDSIKEKRKDKEQCMYRLYAVVVHIGNMLGGHYIAYTALPEQDVYGGVQEWKTNSAPRQWAYISDTNVRLTTLEEVLKAKAYICFYERI, encoded by the exons ATGATGACCAAGAGCAAGGCCCTGACGCCTCAAGAAATGTATAGGTTAAGGAAACAGCAGGAAGAACGAGAGAGACTGGCATATCTACCGCCGGGACTTGTCAATCATGGCAATACGTGTTTCATGAATTCAGTGCTGCAAGGG CTCATTGCGACACGACTATTATCCAATCTAATTCTGTTTGAACCTATACCTCTAGAAGTTCAGCGGCACTCGGCGAACGCACTCGTGTCACAAAGGTCGCCACAACTCACGAATGGACATCCTTGGAGTGGGACTTATCAGAAGGAATGGGTGGAGGGAATGCATATAGGAGATGTATTCGTGAATGTCATGTATAAAGCGTGGAGTGTACAGAGAAATCGGGGAAGAGAGAGTCTAACTCCAAG GCAACTATTAATGACTCTTGGAAGGAAATATGATCAGTACCTCGATTTTGCGCAGCAAGATGCGCACGAGTTCTTGCGTATCTTACTTGACGCAATGCGGATGGAAGAATTCGAT GTGATAAAGAAACGGCAACCACCCCCAGCACGAAGATCTGCCCGTCGAAGAACAGTCGTTTTACCAAAGATTCAACTCTCCTCTTCAACCCATTCTGCCGAACCTTTAACCCCACAACTCTATATTCCACCACAAACTCAACCTTCAGATGAACTTCCTTTGATGTCCTTCGCCGACATGCTCTTCGGTGGGCAACTCACGAGCGTACTTGTGTGCCAAAAGTGCAAAAACATATCCCATACTTATGAGGATTTCAACGACCTCAGTTTGAGCATCAAAGCAGAAGATTACGcgaaagagaggaagagagatCGTTTCAAGAAGCTCGCAAAGAAGATGGTGTTGGGTAGAAGTGGAACTTTAAAGCCTGCTTTCAGTAGCGGTGCAGAACCGGAGACGAGGGTTGCCTCTGAACCGACCTTACAAACGCCAGCACCCAATAAAGGTGGGTTGTCAGTGGAAACAGACTCCGTTCACAATGGTATTGGTGCTGCAGCTGCCGGTCTTCTGCGATCTTCCTCTGTCCCACCGAGTCCCAGTCCACACGCGGAAAATCAGGTGCCTCCTTTTGAAATCGATAGCAGCAGAAGGCGGAGCTTGGATGATCTCACATCTAGAGGTCTTGACATGTCTGGTGAAAAACAGGATAGCGATACTGAAGATGGAGACGTGGTGGTTGTATCTGCCCCTCCTACGCCTGAGGAACGAAAGATTGAGTTTGCGAAGGAGCctgagagagaagaaaaagtCAAAGCGGGTGGGAAGGGATGGGGTGAAAAGCTTGGGAGGCGTCTCAGTATGACGGTAGGGTTGGGAAGGAGTGGGAGTGTGAAGGATAAAGAGAAGCGCAGGTCGCGTTCACGAGGTGACCAGGAAAATCCGCCGTTGAGCAAGACAAACACGCTAGAGTCGTCAGCTGAATCTGTTGGACCGGAAATTAGATTGTCGCCCCCTCCTAACAAGAGACATCCAGTCGCTGAAGAGTGCGACGGAGACCTGAATGAAACGATACGGCCTCAGGACAGAGGAAAGCACCAAAGACATTCCGATGTCACCGAAGATGGGAAGCTAAAGGAGAAGATATCAATGCCGATACAGAAGAATGTCTCGCCCTCGGCTGCTTCATCGTCGGTTTCGTTACCCAAATTCCCTAACATTCAGcgatccaagtctcccaaACCACCAAAGCCATCTAAGGGAGAGTCGGAATACTTACGACAGATCTTGGCCGATGTAACGACAAGTACTTCCTACACCTTCCCACATTTACCTGGTTTCAACCACAACGCGAACGGGGCACAGTCGGCGACTTCTCCACCTTCAAGCCCGCATGCGAATGGTTCCTGGTTCTTGAAGCTAGGGTTACCTTTACCGAGTGTAGAGGAGTGCTTGAAGATGTTTACGGCTGTGGAAGTGCTCGATGGAGAGAATATGGTGGGATGTCGAAGGTGTTGGAAAATTGCAAATGGATGCTATCGACCCAAGGCCGGAAAGAACGATGGCAATCACGAAGAAGACGGTGATGATGGAGACGAAAGCGATGAAGACGATCACGAGAGGCAGAATCCGCTTTCGGGGCCCACCCCAGAATCCGATGTAAGGCGACCCTCAATTTCATCGGCATCTAACATTCCAGTATCCCCTTCCTCCATTTCATCACCCAGTCTGAATACATATGGTTACACTAGTGCAAGTGATTCCGCCTCCTTCAGCAGCCTTTCATCTTTCAATGGTTCCATAACGGGAACGTCAACTTCTGATACGGATCTGGTTCATTTATCGCACAAGGTTCCTAGGTCTTTACCACCGCCGCCACTCAGCTCACTTCGTTCTCACTCCCACGGGTCTCCTTCAGTAAACTCgctttctccttcaacatcCAACCGACTTCCTATTATCTCAACAGCCGATACTCCCGTGGAAGTTTTAGCAAGCGCTCCCTTGACCGCTCGACCAAACCACGCCGCGCTACCAAGGTCTAATAGCTACGATACCAGCAATTACCATCATCCATACCATACCCTATCCCAGTCGCTCGACTCTCGAGAATCCTTACTCTCAATACCGCCAGCACGATCCAGGAGGATCAGTACCTCAACTCGATCCAGTATCAGTATGACCGAGGACGAAACCTCCGAGGACGACCTAGAAAGCGACGCCTCTCATACCGTTTCAGTGATATCAGCAGCGTCCTCAGCTCCTTCTATATCTGCTCAATCCAATAACACTGGCGCACCACCATCTCTCCCTCCCAAACCAAAAAAATCCAAAGTACCAAAACCGACGATGATGCGTCCGGCATATAAACGATATCTCATCGCGACTCCACCACCGATCCTTGTTATCCACCTCAAACGGTTCCAGCAAATTTCCAAAATGCCCATGATGTCGTTTTCTAGTGGTTTCAAGAAGCTAGATGACTATGTCGCCTTTCCCGAATCCCTTGATCTCACCCCTTTTCTTGCACCTAAGAAAGAGGATTTCGGGTTGGGGAAGAAAGGATCCGGAGAGAGTAAGAAGGATTCTATAAAGGAGAAGCGGAAGGATAAGGAGCAATGTATGTATCGATTATATGCTGTGGTTGTACATATCGGGAATATG CTTGGAGGCCATTACATCGCCTATACTGCACTCCCTGAACAGGATGTTTATGGAGGTGTTCAAGAGTGGAAGACGAATTCTGCACCAAGGCAGTGGGCGTACATCAGTGACACAAACGTACGGTTGACCACTTTGGAAGAAGTGTTGAAGGCGAAAGCGTATATCTGCTTCTATGAGAGGATATGA
- a CDS encoding uncharacterized protein (MEROPS:MER0033188) yields the protein MPIPTSETTPEVYHIALDTIFHGVEHPVSTSDLPVHQYRGIKYASIPARFKPSKIFTSYPPVTDATKYGPICPQIRNMKSFEQIMFGLLDDEIPKQPLIKQNEFECLNLNITCPGGFNSRSHLPVMVWIHGGSDRGSGSSWAYDGGHLVRKSMLLGKPMIMVTFNFRLGLFGFAASPALREDNKSSGDEGVGNYGLKDQRTLLEWLHHYIADFGGDPNNITLFGESTGAADIVYHLLSTHNEHRPLFSRAIIQSALMEYNLPDVATAGWHMNRLMSTLRVSTLDQLRCVEPEQLVQFGQTMRVVDDGVFLRPTWKECFIPEDHHRHHHRVEQQRLVSSSKARSSSRRKLHSHSQSRSRPRTAASSRPGVPISATLRDLPPHLQPLIIGDCAADSSLWSTPVSFWTAHSVARRLKAVCQSLPKSSALLNAYDIVASPYANDVDAELENVERILELVNDARIAWPTECFSVNVKRERGNKGVWRYIWDQDGPTRHSPHHASELIYLFDNVPGVANTLEDPFPDTFSDFDEELEMSEVASSATSGPERASVVKRRKSCLSRDEGGDGFEVVVMGELKIDEVDTRMVSPAASFVHDGWMAPVVDSHSYTRVRDAIQERWITFANGETPWDEEKVWVFGPEAETGERSKWIFDARRRRCLWKEVLEPLGMSLVMKVGVELSRGPPLR from the exons ATGCCTATTCCAACCTCAGAAACCACACCAGAGGTTTACCATATAGCGCTTGATACGATCTTTCACGGTGTAGAACACCCAGTTTCGACGTCGGATCTTCCTGTTCACCAGTATCGCGGGATCAAGTATGCCTCAATACCAGCCCGCTTCAAGCCATCAAAAATCTTCACGTCGTATCCACCTGTTACCGACGCGACAAAATATGGACCTATCTGCCCTCAAATCAGGAATATGAAAAGCTTTGAACAAATCATGTTCGGTCTCCTCGATGACGAGATACCAAAACAACCCCTAATCAAGCAAAACGAGTTCGAGTGTCTGAATTTGAACATTACTTGTCCGGGCGGTTTCAACTCTCGTTCTCATTTACCTGTCATGGTCTGGATACATGG cgGTTCGGATCGCGGTTCAGGATCAAGTTGGGCGTATGACGGCGGTCATCTAGTTCGAAAGAGCATGTTACTTGGGAAACCTATGATTATGGTGACGTTCAA CTTCCGGCTTGGCCTATTCGGATTCGCTGCAAGTCCCGCGCTTCGGGAAGACAATAAATCCTCAGGTGATGAAGGTGTAGGCAACTATG GCTTGAAGGATCAGCGAACATTATTGGAATGGCTCCATCATTACATTGCTGACTTTGGTGGCGATCCAAACAACATAACACTGTTTGGAGAGTCTACAGGCGCGGCAGACATTGTGTATCACCTCCTTTCCACTCACAATGAGCATCGACCGTTGTTCAGTCGCGCTATAATCCAAAGCGCACTTATGGAATACAATCTACCTGATGTCGCTACAGCAGGATGGCACATGAACAGGTTGATGTCTACGCTACGTGTTAGCACTTTAGACCAACTCAGATGTGTGGAGCCAGAGCAGCTCGTACAGTTTGGCCAGACTATGCGCGTGGTGGATGACGGCGTATTTCTCCGACCTACCTGGAAGGAATGTTTTATTCCTGAGgatcatcatcgacatcaccATCGAGTTGAACAACAACGCCTAGTCTCTAGCAGCAAGGCAAGATCATCTTCCCGCAGAAAACTCCATTCGCACTCCCAGTCTCGATCTCGGCCACGCACGGCAGCGTCCTCACGACCAGGTGTTCCCATTTCAGCCACGCTGCGGGATCTTCCACCCCATCTGCAGCCACTGATCATTGGAGACTGTGCGGCTGATTCTTCATTGTGGTCAACGCCAGTCTCCTTTTGGACGGCTCACTCTGTCGCACGACGACTCAAAGCTGTTTGTCAATCTTTACCGAAGTCTAGTGCATTACTCAACGCGTACGACATTGTCGCATCGCCCTATGCAAACGACGTAGACGCCGAGCTCGAAAACGTGGAGCGGATATTAGAGTTGGTCAACGATGCTCGTATAGCGTGGCCCACCGAGTGTTTCTCTGTGAATGTCAAACGTGAACGTGGCAACAAGGGAGTGTGGAGATACATATGGGATCAAGACGGTCCGACTCGCCACTCACCTCATCACGCATCGGAACTGATCTACCTGTTTGACAATGTTCCTGGCGTAGCTAATACTCTTGAGGATCCATTTCCTGACACCTTTTCCGACTTTGATGAAGAGTTGGAGATGTCGGAAGTGGCCTCTTCGGCAACTTCAGGTCCGGAACGCGCATCCGTGGTGAAGCGCCGGAAGAGTTGCTTGTCGAGAGATGAAGGTGGTGATGGTTtcgaggtggtggtgatgggtGAGTTGAAAATAGATGAAGTCGATACTAGAATGGTGTCTCCGGCTGCTTCATTCGTTCATGATGGATGGATGGCACCTGTTGTGGATTCTCACTCATACACGAGAGTGAGAGATGCCATTCAAGAGAGATGGATTACATTCGCAAATGGAGAGACTCCATGGGACGAGGAGAAAGTATGGGTGTTTGGTCCGGAGGCCGAAACCGGCGAGAGAAGTAAATGGATATTCGATGCTAGGAGAAGACGATGCTTGTGGAAAGAGGTATTGGAACCCCTTGGAATGTCGTTGGTGATGAAGGTTGGCGTAGAGTTGAGCAGAGGGCCACCTTTACGATGA